One window from the genome of Dyadobacter sp. CECT 9275 encodes:
- a CDS encoding amino acid permease, with protein MANQLWIKKPIEKLLLESSGEGNQLKRSLSSASLVALGIGAIIGAGLFSLTGIAAAEHSGPAVTISFILAAVGCGFAGLCYAEFASMIPIAGSAYTYSYATMGEFVAWIIGWDLVLEYALGAATVSVSWSRYLLEFLSKFGIHLPAQLVCSPFEVVKLSDGTIIDNGIVNLPAILVVCLLSLLLMRGTQGSAFLNNFLVVIKVAVVLIFISLGWSHINPENFVPYIPENTGKYENFGWSGIATGAAVVFFAFIGFDAVSTAAQEAKNPQKGMPIGILGSLIVCTILYVLFAHVMTGLVKYTEFANDAKPAATAFAKTGYDGLQTALIIAILAGYTSVMLVMLLGQSRVFYSMSKDGLLPKFFSQVHPKFSTPYKTNIFFMLFVSLFSGLVPVSDLGHMVSIGTLFAFCLVCVGVWMLRVKRPELHRSFRTPLVPFVPIMGIVVCVYLMYSLPVESWYRLGIWLAIGLAVYFTYGKKHSKIGHE; from the coding sequence ATGGCAAATCAACTTTGGATAAAGAAGCCAATTGAAAAATTGTTGCTGGAATCCTCAGGCGAAGGAAATCAGTTGAAACGTTCTTTAAGTTCCGCTAGCCTGGTTGCGTTGGGAATCGGGGCAATTATCGGCGCGGGTCTTTTTTCGTTAACAGGTATTGCAGCCGCTGAACACTCGGGGCCAGCGGTTACCATTTCTTTTATTCTTGCTGCTGTGGGTTGTGGTTTTGCAGGGTTGTGTTATGCAGAGTTTGCATCTATGATACCTATTGCCGGTAGTGCTTACACTTACTCCTATGCGACTATGGGAGAATTTGTAGCCTGGATCATCGGCTGGGATCTGGTGCTTGAATATGCGCTGGGTGCAGCAACGGTGTCGGTGAGCTGGTCCAGGTATCTCCTTGAGTTTCTGAGCAAATTTGGTATTCACCTTCCGGCCCAGCTGGTTTGTTCGCCCTTTGAAGTAGTAAAACTGAGCGATGGTACGATCATCGATAACGGTATTGTAAACCTGCCTGCGATTCTGGTCGTATGTCTGTTGTCGTTGCTTTTGATGAGAGGAACGCAGGGCTCAGCTTTTCTGAACAACTTTCTGGTGGTCATTAAAGTAGCTGTCGTACTCATCTTTATATCCCTGGGATGGAGCCACATTAATCCTGAAAACTTTGTGCCCTACATTCCTGAAAATACGGGTAAGTATGAAAACTTTGGCTGGAGTGGTATTGCTACAGGAGCCGCAGTTGTTTTCTTTGCCTTCATCGGTTTTGATGCGGTGTCAACTGCTGCACAGGAGGCCAAGAATCCGCAAAAGGGCATGCCTATCGGTATCCTGGGATCTTTGATCGTTTGTACGATTTTGTATGTGCTCTTTGCCCACGTCATGACAGGTCTTGTAAAGTATACTGAATTTGCCAATGATGCCAAGCCCGCTGCTACGGCTTTTGCCAAAACGGGTTATGACGGCCTTCAGACAGCGCTCATTATCGCCATTCTGGCGGGTTACACTTCGGTGATGTTGGTCATGTTACTGGGACAAAGCCGGGTGTTTTATTCCATGAGTAAGGACGGCCTGCTTCCCAAATTCTTTAGCCAGGTTCATCCTAAGTTCAGCACACCTTACAAAACCAATATTTTCTTTATGCTTTTTGTGAGTTTATTCTCTGGCCTTGTTCCGGTGAGCGACCTTGGGCATATGGTGAGTATCGGTACCCTATTTGCGTTCTGTCTGGTGTGTGTAGGTGTATGGATGTTACGTGTTAAGCGCCCTGAGCTTCACCGTTCGTTCCGTACGCCCCTGGTCCCTTTTGTACCGATCATGGGTATCGTAGTGTGTGTATATCTGATGTATTCCCTGCCGGTTGAAAGCTGGTACCGTCTTGGAATATGGCTGGCGATTGGGTTGGCTGTTTATTTTACCTATGGTAAAAAACACAGTAAAATCGGGCACGAATAA